The proteins below come from a single Iocasia fonsfrigidae genomic window:
- a CDS encoding response regulator: MIKIYLVDDHPFVLQGLKTFLSTNEEIDIIGEASNGKDALADIKEKNPEIAIVDLHLPDMTGVELTKKILMVNPSVQIIILSSFCEDDEIIAAIDAGALSYLMKDSQPQKLTEAIFAAKKREPILHPRIAKKLMKRVTKKKAVIEPLTSREKDVLLQLSKGKSNKAIGKALFISDKTVKTHISNILRKLDVKDRTQAAIKAIEENLIGR, from the coding sequence ATGATTAAAATATATTTAGTCGACGACCATCCTTTTGTGCTGCAAGGTTTAAAGACTTTTTTAAGTACTAACGAAGAGATAGATATAATTGGAGAAGCAAGTAATGGAAAGGATGCCTTAGCAGATATCAAAGAGAAAAACCCCGAGATAGCTATTGTAGATTTACACCTTCCTGATATGACAGGAGTTGAGTTGACCAAAAAAATTCTAATGGTTAATCCCAGTGTACAGATAATAATACTCTCTAGCTTCTGTGAAGATGATGAAATCATAGCTGCAATCGATGCTGGAGCATTGAGTTATCTAATGAAAGATTCACAACCTCAAAAACTAACAGAAGCAATCTTTGCCGCTAAAAAAAGAGAGCCTATCTTACACCCTAGAATTGCCAAAAAATTGATGAAACGAGTTACTAAAAAGAAAGCAGTGATAGAACCTCTTACCTCTAGGGAAAAGGATGTTTTATTACAACTAAGCAAAGGAAAGTCCAATAAAGCTATTGGCAAAGCCTTATTCATCTCTGATAAGACTGTTAAAACTCATATAAGTAATATACTAAGAAAGCTTGATGTAAAAGATAGAACTCAAGCTGCTATCAAAGCAATCGAAGAGAATCTAATCGGCAGGTGA
- the pheA gene encoding prephenate dehydratase, which yields MGILKCGYLGPPGTYSEQAGISYFTVDEKLVSYNSIYNIFEGIQSGEIDRGLVPIENSLEGAVNVSMDLLYSNSFVTILAELIFPINNCLLVEKGVGLADITKVYSHPQPIGQSNKFINSKLSAASISYTASTAEAAEIVKGSSDSAVIGSERISDIYGLEVIAKKIQDNDNNFTRFFVIANKLDIGGLVYKKDRDYKTSLICAPRINKSGALYNILGDFAEEGVNLTRIESRPTKRQLGEYLFYIDFEGHRQEKNIKKALDGVQEKSSFFRVLGSYLIEKI from the coding sequence ATGGGTATACTGAAGTGTGGATATCTGGGACCGCCGGGGACGTATAGTGAACAGGCTGGGATAAGTTATTTTACGGTTGATGAAAAATTGGTATCTTATAATTCTATATATAATATCTTTGAAGGAATCCAGTCCGGGGAGATAGATAGGGGATTGGTGCCGATTGAAAATTCCCTGGAAGGGGCTGTAAATGTTAGTATGGATCTTCTTTACAGTAATTCCTTTGTAACTATCCTTGCTGAACTTATTTTTCCAATAAATAATTGTCTGTTGGTAGAAAAGGGTGTTGGGCTGGCTGATATCACTAAGGTATATTCACACCCCCAACCTATTGGTCAGTCCAATAAATTTATTAACAGCAAACTGTCCGCAGCTAGTATTAGCTATACAGCAAGTACAGCTGAGGCTGCTGAAATTGTGAAAGGTAGTAGTGATAGTGCTGTTATAGGTTCTGAACGAATAAGTGATATCTATGGACTGGAGGTTATTGCTAAAAAAATTCAGGATAATGACAATAACTTTACCAGGTTTTTTGTCATAGCTAATAAGCTTGATATTGGTGGTCTGGTGTATAAAAAGGATAGGGACTATAAGACATCTTTAATATGTGCCCCCAGGATAAACAAGTCAGGAGCCTTATATAATATCCTTGGTGATTTTGCAGAGGAAGGGGTTAATTTAACCAGGATTGAATCAAGGCCAACTAAAAGACAGTTAGGGGAGTATCTTTTTTATATTGATTTTGAGGGTCATAGACAGGAAAAAAATATTAAGAAGGCACTTGATGGTGTACAGGAAAAGTCATCTTTTTTCAGGGTACTGGGGAGTTATCTTATTGAAAAAATTTAA